The genome window gccaccaagtccagctaatttttttttttcggtagagatgggggtggggggtgtctccctatgttgcccaggctggtctcaaattcctggcctcaagcaatcctcttgccttggcctctcccaaagtgcttggattataggtatgaggcactgtgcctggcttatataTACTTCTTTCATTCTTCACAAGCAGGTCCCACCATCAGGCAGGACACAGAGAAACCCGACGTTCCTGTAGATGTATCAAACAATAAAGGACAGTGTCTAGTATCCAGTAATCAAATGGTAAGCAATTAACTAGCCCATAACATTACAATGGGTGGCAATTTTCACATCTAACTGGCTAAATGATCCAAGGAAATGGGCCCTCAACTTTAGCCCTAAGAAGCTACACTTTTAAGTCTTCTTAGCAAACCAATCCCACTAGCTTTGCCATGCAACTCGAATCAAGTtctggctgagcgcggtggctcacgcctgtaatcccagcactttgggaggcgggtgggtcacgaagtcaggagttcaagaccagtctggccaagatggtgaaaccccgtctctactaaaaatacaaaaattagccgagtgtggtggcaggcgcctgtaattccagctacttgggaggctgaggcagcagaattgcttgaacccgggaggcggaggttgcggtgagccaagatcacaccactgtactccaccctgggcaatgacagcaacactctgtctcaaaaaaaaaaagtgctttgactagcctgggcaacatggcaaaaccccatctctacaacaggtacacaaattagccaggcatggtggtgaacgcctgtagtcccagctactcagaaggaggctgaggtgggagggtggcaccactgcactcagcctgggtgagagagcaactGCTGAACCTTGGGCAGCTCTTGCTGATTCTTGATACTTATGTTTCCTCCCTTCAAAACCCGTCTCAAGGCCCATCAGGTCCAAAGAGCGACAGGCTGAAAAAGCCATGCACGAGTCATTGAGTTTCAGGCCTAGCTTTCCCTGGAGTTAGGCTAGATGACCTTGGAGGTCCTTCATAGCAATTCTAGTaatgtttttcctttgagatCAACTACTTCTGCAGTTCAGGGCAGTTTTCCAATCTTTTCTAGTCTCTctttagaaaagagaaacatcTAAAAAACTGGGCTAGGTgcgatggttcacgcctataatctctgcactttggtagggtgagacaggaggattgcttgagctcaggagttcaagaccagcctgggcaacacagacagaccccatccctacaaaaaatttaaaaattagccaggtgtggtggcgtgtgcctgtagtcccagctactcagagagatgaggcgggtgggtcacttgagcctggtggtgtagaggctgcagtgatagTGTCAATGAAGCATGTAAAAcataacaagatcctgtctcaaaaaacaaaaacaaaggccgggcgcaatggcttatgcctgtaatcccaacactttgggaagccgagaggggcagatcacttgagctcaggagttcgagaccagcctggccaatatggtgaaaccccatctctactaaaaacacaaaacttagctgggtacatgcctatagtcccagctactccgaaggctgaggcagaagaatcacttgaacctgggaggcagaggttgcagtgagtcaagattgtgccactgcattccagcctgggaaacagagcgagactccatccatctcgaaaaaaacaaaatacaaaaacaaaaagcctaaaAACACTGACTGGGCCTTCTCCACCAGGATGTGTATAAGGCAGCCTTCCACCTTATGACCTAGCTCAGACTGAAGATAACCAGGCAATTAACAAGTATTGGAAAACTGCCCATAAGCCCAGCTGTGGCCTGGATGCAGTGCAGAAACAAAGGAGGCATGTTTTTAGAAAGGAATTTGAGAATGCTGTCAGAGGGTGGATTGGACTGCAAGCAATTTTAATCATGTATTTATACTCAAAAAGTAAccttggccaggtacagtggctcttACATTTAGCAAAATACAAGCAGTATGATGGAGGTCttaccttattttatttccagttttcatccgaATCCACTGGGGAATGGGacgattttgcttttgtttcttggccAGGAATCGCTTAATCCTGAAAGTCTTGTgagaagactgggaagaaaatgcAATCAATTTAGACATTGATATTAGAGACTGCCTGAATGATTCAAAGTCAAGAACTCCTTCAAACCAACATTTGAGTGCTTAACACATACCCCAGCCCCAAAATCTTCTCAATGCTAAGCCATCAAACCAAGCAAGTCTCTGACCCTCACAACTTCTCTGGAGGCAGATACCACAGTTTCTATTGTTCAAATTAAATAAGTGGAATCAGGAGGTTAAGAAACATGCACAAAATCAGAGCATCAATGTGCAGAACCAGAATTGAAACCCAGGTCCTCTCTGCTCCACAGCCAGAGGCTACCTTTCAGTTTACCCTGCGGTCCCCCAAGGACTCAGACGACCACACTGGGAATGGCGAGGGAACTTGGCTTCCTGGGAAGAACACAGCTTTGAGTCAAACAGAACCATCTACCATTTGCAAGTCAACGAATCTCAGTGCTCTACTTTGTAAAATAGGGGTACATACTTTTCAAGTGTCATTGGGAGGGTAATTAAGACTTAGGGAAAGTCCCTGCTGACGTTCAGAGGATCTACTCACCATTTCGGTATTAATCGTAACTCTATCCCTACTGCTAATTTTCACtgctacaaaaataaacttttaaatttaaaaagaaatgaaatgtcaCTTTTCCGAGGATGACTGTCTCAGTTTCTAGTTGCATCTTTTGGCTTTCATAAAGAACTTCAGTCATCTAAGGCCAACCCCAATACTCCCCCAAATCTACAGAATAATCTCGCAAAAAGGGCACGGATGCAGGTTGAATGCCTGGCCAACCTGAAAGAACATACCCTTGCATAATAATGGGAGCCAATACAAAGAAGGCAAAGATTAcacgccccccccccccacagtAGCAGTTGTAAATCTTGTCAAGTAATAAACTATTACTTGACAAGTGACAAAATATCAGTACTTATCGCCTCCACATCTGTAAATCAACATTTCACATTTCCCAGTAAAGAGTGACTAGTTCGCTACTGCTATTTACTAAGAAGGCCAGAATGACATACGGGTTCACAAAACACCCCTTGTTCTAGGCGCTTCCACGGGGTGACGCTCAAGTCTCTGAATAAACGTCCTCTAAACAAAAGTCCTGGGATCTAAAAATGTGGTTCGCTTCTCCACGCCAAGCTTAAACCCTTTTCGAAAACCAGTAGCCCACATTACCCTCCTGATTGCCCTCCACGTTGCGCGTGCCACAGGCAGCCCACAGTCAGGTCACGATTTCGGGGGTGGCTGCTACCTCCCAACCCTCGCCTCCAGAACCAGAGTTCGCTACAAGCGAAGGGAAACCGGAATCCCTGCCCGACTCGGCAGCGGCCCGGCAAAGAAAGAGTCCCCTTGAATCCGCGGCCGCAGCGCAGCCCGCCCCTCTCCAGGTTGCTCGCTGGCTCATTAGCTTCCCTCCAGGCCGAGGAAGACAACAGTGGCCGAAATGGAGCTTTTCTTGAAAAAGCCTTTAAAAGACACCAGCGCCTCGACGCCCCGCGCGGCCCAGGCATTTCGTGGCAGCGGCCTCGGGTGTTTGGGAAGCCACCCTGGGGCCGATGGGGGCCGATGGGGACCGATGGGGACCGATGGACTTACCATGGCGAGAAGTGGAGGCAAGAACACACCACGATGgcggagaaaggaaaagagggggGAAGCAGGCGGAAGAACGAGCTTAGAAGGCGCTTCTGATGGGCGGAGCTTAGGAGGTGACGCTATTCGCCGACCGCCTCTTCCTAGTGCCTTCTGTGCCCACCGGTGCGCTCCCATGGCGCCGTGGGAAAGAGCGCTGGTTCCTGCCAAATGCAATTCGCTTTGCTTCGCTTCCCTAAGTGGGTTCCCCGAGAGGCCCGGCAGTGTGCTAGGGGCACCCTGCTTTGCAAGTGAGGCAGACAGCCCGTGATAAATGCCAAAGTAGAAGCCCTTCCGAAAACCTAAGGAGTCGATTGGGCGGGACTAACCCTAAGAGAGGGCAGGGGAAGCGACCGTCACCTCCGGGCGCCTGGGACTGGGAACGCCGGATCGGAGCTGGGCAGGCGAAGAGCAAGTGCCATTTTCCCGGAGGGCTACGAGTCATTCCGGCCTGGCTGGAAGGTGTGGGAAGGGACAGTCGTGTCGGAGGAAGCAGGAGAAGTTAGAGGGGGTTGGACCACGTGGACGCTTATGTAAGCCTAGACACTTGGGGTTTTCGACTAGGCAAAAGGTTGCCAATCAAAGTTTTCAACTCAGAAAGTTAGGGACAGAACCTCTTCCTTGGCTGCTAAGAAGTCCAGCCTGACATTGTATCCCGCCTTTGGCAAGCTGTACAATAATTAATGACATGCGTTTGGGATGCTAGTGTTCCCCGTTTTAATCCTTTTCCCCgtttaaaagcaaaaacctttcatttttgatgaataaataaaataaatataaaaataagccgggcgtggtggctcacgcttgtaatcccagcactttgggagacctaggcgggcggattacttgaagtcaggagttgaagaccagcctggccaacatggtgaaaccctgtctctactaaaaatacaaaaaatttaaccaggcgtggtggtcggcgcctgtaatctcagctactcgggaggctgagacaggagaattgcttgaacccgggaggcggaggttgcagtgagctgggcgccactgcactccagcctgggcaacaagagcaaaactccatttcaaaaaggaaaaagtaaataaataaaagcaaaaacctcCACGTATATTTGCAGTCACCTCAAGCATTTTTGCACCAATGGATCACAGAAAGGGTTTTTAACCTGGAGTCCACAAGAGTCCATGTATAGAATTCAGAGGATCCCATGAACTTGAATGGGAAAATACAACTTTATTTCCaccaaatttaatgaaatttaatGCTTTCTTTATTTACGAATGTAGGCAACAGACCACAGTGGCATTAGCAGTACTTGTGACTTGGTCACTAATAGAAATCATAGATGGCTTCATATTACATTACAGTTGATGCAGATGTCTCCAGACATTATTTACACACACTTCCTTTAAATTATATTACTTATTAAGTTCACAAGTAGAACTATGTTAAGAAGCCCATATATTACTATAgcacagatttctttcttttcttttctttttttttttttttccaagactgaGTCtccttttattgcccaggctggagtgcaatagcacaatcttggctcactgcaacctccgcctcctgggttcaagtgattctcctgcctcagccttctgagtggctgggattataggcacgccctaccacgcccagctaatttttgcatttttagtagagactgagttttcaccatgttggctaagccggtctcgaactgctgacctcaagtgatccacccgcctcggcctcccaaagtgctgggattactggagtgagctaccgtgcccggcctaaattcACATTCTGAGGCcctggggattagggcttcaacacatgaattttggggaaacatAATTTAGCTCATGAAACCACCAGTCACCTTCTAAGGCCGAATTCAAATGCTGTCTCTTCCCCTTAGCTGGAAATCACCACCCCTTCAACAttgttctaatagtttatttgtatctttcttGTGGCTCCTAGCACTATCTGTTCTGTTGTGATACAAAAGGATGACAGTAACAGTGAATGTTGCTTATGGGGCTTGATAGTTACTATGTGCCTGCATGTATTAATTCAAGCCTCACTATGAGCTTACCATGTCTTACCAGTGACCCTTTGAATCCTCACCAGAACACTACAAGGTAAGTACGGTTatttatcctcatttttttttttttttttttttttttgagacggagtctcgctctgccgcccaggctggagtgcagtggccggatctcagctcactgcaagctccgcctcccgggttcacgccattctcctgcctcagcctcccgagtagttgggactacaggcgcccgccaccgcgcccggctagttttttgtattttttagtagagacggggtttcaccgtgttagccaggatggtcttgatctcctgacctcgtgatccgcccgtctcggcctcccaaagtgctgggattacaggcttgagccaccgcgcccggcctatttatcctcattttacagaagagggaaGTGCAGCAGGGACAGATTAAGTTGTATGCCCAGACTCAGGTAGTTCAGGCTTCAGAGTCTGTGCTGTCACCACTACCTTCTACTGCCTTTTCAACTCCACACATTTTGAGAACCTACTCTGTCTGGTTCGGGTCTTCGTGCTGGGGGTACAGGAGCAAACACATCTGACCAAATATCCCTGCCCTCTTGGAATCTGGTGGCAATGGTATGGTTCTGGATTTTTTGTGGTGGGGATTACACAAAGCTACACATGTGATagaatttgccaggtgtggtgacttatgtctgtaattccagcactttgggaggctgaggcgagtggatcacctgaggtcaggtgttcaagaccagcctggcccacatggtgaaaccccgtctctactaaaaatacaaaaaaattaaccaggcgtggtggcgtgcgcctgtaatcccagctactcaggaggctgaggcaggagaatggcttgaacccaggaggcagaagctgcagagagccgagatcgcaccactacactccagcctgggtgacagagcgagactctgtctcaaaacaaaacaaaaacaaacaaagaaatttagctgggcatagtggtacgtgcctgtagtctaagctactcaggaggctgagacagggagaattacttgaacccaggaggtggaggttgcagtgagccgagattgtgacactgcaccccagcctgggtgacagagcgggactctctctcaaaaaaaaaaaaaaaaaaaaaaaaaaaagaattctatacAACTCCCCCCTGCCTACCCTGCCCCGATGAATAGATGTataactggtgaaatctgaataagctCTGTGGACTGTGCCAAAGTGAatttcctggttgtgatattgtactatagttatgTGAGATGCAAACACTGGGGAAAACTAGATAAAGGGTACACAGGGCCTCTCAGACCCTTTCTTTGCTTGTGaatctattattatttcaaaatacaagcctaaaaaaaaaaactctgcccTCATTGAGTTTAATTATAGTGACATGTTagacacaaatatataaattacatggCACATCAGAAGGATGTGTCATCAAGAAAAGCAAagcaggggccaggtgcagtggctaacacctgtaatcccagcattttgggaggctgaggaaggagaaagagttgaggccaggagttttagatcagcctggacaacatagtgagactctatctctacaaaaaatacaaaatttagccaccgggtgtggtggcatgtgcccgtagcTCTGGCTACTTGGAAggtgagaagggaggatcacttgagcccaggagttcgaggctacagtgagccatgattgtgccactgcactccagcctgggcaatacagtgagaccctgtctcaaaaaaaaaaagttggaaaaaaataatgcagcaataaaaaaataatacaaatacagacaggtgtggcagcatgcacctgtagtcctagctacttgggaggctgcggcaggaggattgctcgatcCCAGGGGTGCAAGccaagcctgggcaatgtagtgagatcctatctctaaaaataaatacaaatgaaaaacagtacagtataacaattatttacatagcatttacactacattaggtattataagtaaacaagagatgatttaaagtatagaggaggatgtgtgtaggttatatgcaaatattacatcattttatataaaggtCTTGGACATCAGTGGATTTTGGTGTTAaagggatcctggaaccaatccttcATGTATACTGAGAGACGATTATATTTACAAAGGTGTAGATGCTGAGAACAGGTATCCAGGGCCTCCCAGAGCCAGCCGAGGAGTCTGAGATTTATCCTGGGGACCAACAATTTGCAGACttctttttatgtatgtatttatttatttatttttgagatggagtctcactctgtcgcctaggctggagtgcaatggcgttatctccactcactgcaacctccacctcctgggttcaagtgattctcctgcctcagcctcccaagtggctgggattacaggcacatgctaccacgcctggctaatttttgtatttttagtagagacgggtttcaccatgttggccaggctggtctcaaactcctgacctcaagtgatccacccgcctcagcctcccaaagtgctgggattacaggcatgagccaccgcgcccagtgtA of Macaca fascicularis isolate 582-1 chromosome X, T2T-MFA8v1.1 contains these proteins:
- the RPL39 gene encoding large ribosomal subunit protein eL39 isoform X1; translation: MTRSPPGKWHLLFACPAPIRRSQSQAPGGTSALSHGAMGAHRWAQKALGRGGRRIASPPKLRPSEAPSKLVLPPASPLFSFLRHRGVFLPPLLAMSSHKTFRIKRFLAKKQKQNRPIPQWIRMKTGNKIRYNSKRRHWRRTKLGL
- the RPL39 gene encoding large ribosomal subunit protein eL39 isoform X2, whose translation is MGAHRWAQKALGRGGRRIASPPKLRPSEAPSKLVLPPASPLFSFLRHRGVFLPPLLAMSSHKTFRIKRFLAKKQKQNRPIPQWIRMKTGNKIRYNSKRRHWRRTKLGL